A window of Juglans regia cultivar Chandler chromosome 7, Walnut 2.0, whole genome shotgun sequence contains these coding sequences:
- the LOC108989286 gene encoding uncharacterized protein At4g00950, translating into MGTAGETEPEASSILKLPLLSVPPMMHSTDPSGMQTPPLHSSASVPFRWEEEPGKPRPCTTLTNLTTKCLELPPRLLFDTKLPSPTTVLEGPFVGRSRFQSASFRITSGECYGSFSHERSGQLGAITASNKSGVKERGWFGSWGRKAFKAKREVGGCSHVFPSSLDRESDGGSSVGEGNSTKVKMTKFRRTGSLSNLSHARSHFWATMYKGLKQVVPWGSRKLKKDGIVT; encoded by the exons atgggAACCGCGGGAGAGACAGAGCCGGAGGCAAGCTCCATTCTAAAGCTACCACTACTTTCAGTCCCACCCATGATGCACTCAACAGATCCTTCTGGGATGCAAACTCCACCACTCCATTCCTCAGCCTCAGTCCCATTTCGCTGGGAAGAAGAACCAGGCAAGCCCAGGCCCTGCACCACTCTCACCAACCTCACAACCAAGTGCTTGGAACTTCCTCCAAGGTTGCTCTTCGATACAAAATTGCCTTCCCCCACCACTGTCTTGGAGGGTCCTTTTGTGGGCAGGTCTCGATTTCAGTCTGCTTCCTTTAGAATCACTTCTGGGGAGTGCTATGGGTCTTTCAGCCACGAGAGATCAGGGCAGCTTGGAGCCATTACTGCTAGCAATAAATCAGGTGTCAAGGAGAGAGGCTGGTTTGGTTCTTGGGGCAGGAAGGCTTTCAAAGCTAAAAGAGAGGTTGGAGGCTGCAGTCATGTCTTTCCATCTTCCTTGGATAGAGAGAGTGATGGTGGTAGTAGTGTGGGAGAGGGCAACAGTACAAAGGTAAAGATGACAAAGTTTAGAAGGACAGGGAGCTTATCCAACCTCTCCCATGCCCGCTCTCATTTCTGG GCAACTATGTACAAGGGCTTGAAGCAGGTGGTTCCATGGGGGAGTAGGAAGTTGAAGAAAGATGGTATTGTGACTTAA